From the Leptolyngbya sp. O-77 genome, one window contains:
- a CDS encoding SCP2 sterol-binding domain-containing protein yields MPSFDQHPTVVRWREKMNAQLPDQPVLLNADVLRSLCLDAGADDVGFVEIDRPAIADQRAEILAAFPPTKMLISFVCRMNRENIRTPVRSAANMEFHANYDHANEVARRIVKALEPIGIRGLVPGASFPMEMDKFPGKVWVVSHKPVAIAAGLGHMGIHRLVIHPKFGNFIALGTILLDANVNEYTYPIDYNPCLECKLCVSACPVGAIGADGHFNFSACYTHNYREFMSGFTDWVQTIADSKNAKDYRQKVNDSESASMWQSLSFKASYKAAYCMAACPAGEDVIGPFLSNRKAYVQEVVKPLQDKVETIYVVPGSDAERYVPRRFPNKKIKRISSGIRPASIRGFLFGLSLLFQRDRAEGLNATYHFTFTGAEPSQATVIIQNKTVQVQPGLVGNANLSVVADSKTWLRFIAKEQNLIWALLLRKIRIQGSPRLLQAFGRCFPA; encoded by the coding sequence ATGCCCAGCTTCGATCAGCATCCAACTGTGGTTCGGTGGCGTGAAAAAATGAATGCCCAACTGCCAGATCAGCCTGTTTTGCTGAATGCCGATGTGTTGCGATCGCTCTGTCTAGATGCAGGAGCCGATGATGTCGGATTTGTAGAAATTGATCGCCCGGCGATCGCCGATCAGCGTGCAGAAATCCTAGCGGCTTTCCCACCGACCAAAATGCTTATTAGCTTTGTTTGTCGCATGAATCGAGAAAACATTCGCACGCCCGTTCGCTCGGCAGCCAATATGGAATTTCATGCCAATTATGACCACGCCAATGAAGTGGCGCGACGCATTGTTAAAGCGCTAGAGCCAATCGGCATACGCGGCTTGGTTCCGGGGGCAAGCTTCCCGATGGAAATGGACAAATTCCCTGGCAAAGTTTGGGTCGTGTCTCACAAGCCCGTGGCGATCGCCGCAGGTCTGGGGCATATGGGCATTCATCGACTGGTGATTCATCCCAAGTTTGGTAATTTCATTGCTTTGGGCACTATTCTGCTGGATGCCAACGTGAATGAGTATACCTATCCCATTGACTATAACCCTTGTCTAGAGTGCAAACTTTGCGTATCAGCTTGCCCGGTGGGGGCGATTGGGGCAGATGGTCATTTCAACTTTTCTGCCTGCTATACCCACAACTACCGTGAGTTTATGAGCGGCTTTACGGACTGGGTGCAGACCATTGCAGACAGCAAAAATGCCAAAGATTACCGTCAAAAGGTAAACGATTCAGAATCGGCTTCAATGTGGCAAAGTTTGTCGTTTAAGGCCAGCTATAAAGCAGCTTATTGCATGGCGGCGTGTCCGGCTGGTGAAGATGTAATTGGCCCGTTTCTCAGCAATCGAAAAGCCTATGTGCAGGAGGTGGTCAAACCTCTGCAAGACAAGGTTGAAACAATCTACGTCGTGCCTGGTTCTGATGCCGAACGCTACGTGCCCAGGCGATTTCCAAACAAGAAAATTAAGCGCATTAGCAGCGGAATTCGTCCTGCATCAATTCGGGGGTTTTTGTTTGGACTGTCGCTTTTGTTTCAACGCGATCGCGCTGAAGGGTTAAACGCAACCTACCACTTCACGTTTACTGGTGCAGAACCTAGTCAAGCCACTGTCATTATTCAAAATAAGACTGTACAGGTACAGCCGGGTCTGGTAGGCAATGCCAATCTTTCAGTCGTTGCTGATAGCAAAACCTGGCTCCGATTCATTGCAAAAGAGCAAAATCTCATTTGGGCGCTGCTGCTCCGAAAAATTCGCATCCAGGGTTCGCCCCGGCTGCTCCAGGCATTCGGTCGATGTTTTCCGGCGTAA
- a CDS encoding IS5 family transposase (programmed frameshift): MTTRRYALRDDQWERLQDLLPGRAGAVGVTAKDNRLFVEAVLYRYRAGIPWRDLPERFGHFRKVHTRFRRWAKTGVWQRVFQVLSEDADNEYAMIDTTIVRAHQHSAGAKGGDANAQAIGRSKGGLSTKIHATVDALGNPTGFHLTPGQTCDLDGADVLLENIQADTVLADKGYDADQRVIERLQQQGKTAVIPPKRNRKTPRDYDKELYKARHLIENFFAKLKQYRAIATRYDKLAETFLSAIYMAAALIWLN; this comes from the exons ATGACAACCCGACGCTACGCCCTGCGCGATGACCAATGGGAACGGCTCCAAGATTTGCTCCCTGGACGAGCGGGGGCGGTAGGAGTCACAGCAAAGGATAATCGTCTGTTTGTCGAGGCAGTGCTATATCGATATCGAGCCGGCATTCCCTGGCGAGACTTGCCAGAGCGGTTTGGTCATTTTCGCAAGGTTCACACCCGCTTTCGGCGCTGGGCAAAGACGGGCGTATGGCAACGGGTGTTTCAGGTGCTGTCTGAAGATGCAGACAACGAATACGCCATGATCGACACCACGATTGTGCGTGCTCATCAGCATAGTGCTGGGGCAAAGG GGGGGGATGCCAATGCCCAAGCCATTGGTCGTAGTAAAGGGGGATTGAGCACCAAGATTCATGCGACTGTCGATGCACTGGGCAATCCGACAGGCTTTCACCTCACACCCGGGCAGACCTGTGACCTTGATGGGGCTGATGTGCTGCTAGAGAATATTCAAGCTGATACAGTCCTGGCTGACAAAGGATATGACGCAGACCAACGGGTGATTGAGCGACTCCAACAACAGGGCAAGACGGCTGTGATTCCGCCCAAGCGAAACCGCAAGACACCGCGTGATTACGACAAGGAGCTATACAAAGCGCGGCATCTGATTGAGAACTTCTTTGCCAAACTCAAGCAGTATCGAGCGATTGCGACACGCTATGACAAGTTAGCCGAGACGTTTCTGAGTGCAATTTACATGGCGGCTGCCCTTATTTGGCTTAATTGA
- a CDS encoding MarR family winged helix-turn-helix transcriptional regulator: MPSNFNDSNLDFSELSQVPNVCMGMHIRRASRILTQIYDAALRPVGLVLNQFTLLVAIHLAGARSITQLAADLFADQTTLTRNVKLLEKRGLVAIAPSPDRRVKLVSLTAEGRAILAQAMPLWKQAQAEVMQQFEPQNWQMLLSLLSDVQHIG; this comes from the coding sequence GTGCCTTCAAACTTCAACGACTCAAACCTGGATTTCAGTGAACTCAGCCAAGTGCCGAATGTCTGCATGGGAATGCACATTCGTCGGGCATCGCGCATTTTGACGCAGATTTATGATGCTGCGCTGCGGCCAGTCGGTCTGGTACTCAATCAATTTACGCTGCTCGTTGCCATTCACCTGGCGGGGGCCAGATCGATCACTCAACTAGCAGCAGATTTGTTTGCCGATCAAACAACCCTGACTCGCAATGTCAAGCTGTTAGAAAAGCGGGGATTGGTGGCGATCGCCCCCAGCCCCGATCGACGAGTCAAGCTAGTCTCTCTGACCGCAGAGGGAAGAGCCATCCTGGCGCAGGCAATGCCATTGTGGAAGCAGGCTCAAGCCGAAGTCATGCAGCAGTTTGAACCGCAAAACTGGCAAATGTTGCTCTCGCTTTTGTCTGATGTTCAGCACATTGGATAA
- a CDS encoding AAA-like domain-containing protein, with translation MGKTSLTLRLLTVAEAQGYRTVTLDCNQFDSALLDDLNKFLRSFCLRLAQALRVPPNLDDYWDADIGSKLSCSFYLKTYLLKQIDTPLVLVLNEIDRFFEHTAFAQDFFPLLRSWYEESRRDPELQKLRLVVVYSTEEYVTLDINRSPFNIGLPLRLPEFTAVQVLDLAQLHGLPWGMDEVEQLIDLIGGHPALVRVALYHICTYGLTLPQLVQGAIATGGIFRPHLWRHWVILQQHPEMLAALRAVVLADQCQNVRLDPIQAYRLESRGLLCYEGDSRSDLSGNRVLSRCQLYHQYFRQQFLSESPLP, from the coding sequence ATGGGCAAGACCTCGCTGACCCTGCGCCTGCTGACGGTGGCGGAGGCGCAGGGCTATCGCACGGTGACGCTGGATTGCAACCAGTTTGACTCGGCGCTGTTGGACGATCTCAACAAGTTTTTGCGGAGTTTTTGTCTGCGGCTGGCGCAGGCGCTGCGGGTTCCGCCCAATCTAGATGACTATTGGGATGCAGACATTGGCAGTAAGCTGAGCTGTAGCTTTTATCTGAAGACCTACTTGCTCAAGCAGATCGACACGCCCCTGGTGCTGGTGCTGAACGAAATTGATCGCTTTTTTGAACATACTGCCTTTGCCCAAGACTTTTTTCCGCTGCTGCGCTCCTGGTATGAGGAGTCACGCCGTGACCCAGAGCTGCAAAAACTACGTCTGGTGGTGGTCTATTCCACCGAAGAATACGTGACGCTGGATATCAACCGATCGCCCTTTAATATCGGGCTACCGCTGCGGCTGCCGGAGTTTACGGCGGTGCAGGTGCTGGATCTGGCACAGCTGCACGGCTTGCCCTGGGGCATGGACGAGGTAGAGCAACTGATTGACCTGATTGGCGGCCATCCGGCGCTGGTGCGAGTGGCGCTGTATCACATTTGTACTTACGGGCTGACGCTACCGCAGTTGGTGCAGGGGGCGATCGCCACGGGTGGCATTTTTCGTCCGCATTTATGGCGGCATTGGGTGATCCTTCAGCAGCATCCGGAGATGCTGGCAGCGCTCCGCGCCGTTGTGCTGGCAGATCAGTGCCAGAACGTGCGGCTTGACCCAATCCAAGCCTATCGTTTGGAAAGTCGGGGGCTGCTTTGCTACGAGGGCGATTCGCGAAGCGATCTCAGCGGAAATCGCGTGCTGTCGCGCTGTCAGCTTTATCACCAATATTTCCGGCAGCAGTTTTTGTCTGAGTCGCCCTTGCCATGA
- a CDS encoding AAA-like domain-containing protein, whose protein sequence is MRYQVGGSLRASDPTYVVRQADEHLYQALCRGEFCYVLNSRQMGKSSLLQRTSARLQKAGYLCIYLDITQLGSENLTPLQWYRGIITILHHGLGLDGQLSLKQWRDDHADLSPVQQLHQFVEDVLAARSGQQSIVVLIDEIDSLLSLPFGVSDFFAWIRHCYNQRSPNPLFQQLSFALFGVATPSDLIDDKRRTPFNIGTAIELFGFQPDEVDPLIDGLRGIVSQPSAVVRAILDWTNGQPFLTQKLCHLVMQAALEAPLGKLVLPPGTEPLWIDELVRSRILQHWESQDEPEHLKTIRDRLLFNEQCASRLLGLYQQILQQETADTTIPSPSPVAETPREPAIPKNPKPKIQNLPDSPEQTQLLLSGLVEKCNGILRVKNRIYRAVFDEAWVNTQLDRLRPYAQSLNAWVDSGFQDESRLLRGQALHAAVEWAQGKGLSNLDYQFLAASQGLDRRIMQQQLEAERLQEVEARLELERQSSRRQRRLLVGMSIALGAAVMSSLAALSAYQRSAVSEVRAIAAASSGSYASNQRLDALLQAIQARQRFYALPLLDPTLRQSLDEKTNEVLTQAVQGADETNRLVGHQGGVLGLDQSADGEWIASGGTDRTVKLWKPDGTLVRTLSTSATPHGVSISPNSQLVAAANVDGAVQLWTLDGSVGLTLKGHTAPVWNVSFSPDSRLLVSASGDRTLKLWRVADGTLIRTLTGYDAAIWQAVFSPDGQQIVSGSTDGKLTFWTVDGTLIRSIRVSDTPVWSVAYSPNGQLIATGSGDSQIQLWSRAGRLSKTLEGHSAEVLQVRFSADGKTLASASADRTVKLWRSNGTLLRTFQGHRAVVRSVAIAADNQTLASASEDGQVKLWRQSSFSVPLVGLPEVVSQVAYKPQAPGEPLLLATIAGVQVRLWQLDGTLVDQFELPERLNAGAFAPDGKTLALGSANTNLYLLDLQSRTTTQLSGHTAAIMSVQYSPDGRFIASVGDDGSLRLWTRQTSGSFQAHQSILAHPASRIWSVAFSPDGQQVATAAIDRTVKVWGLEPDGRLSPEPQLTLADHEGAVWGVAFSPDGNWLVSTGRDRKIRRWSRAGDLLETVEMDGLGLSRVAVSPDSQQVAVGNMDNTVILWNRATGRLLKLQGHSSGVRSIAFSPDGKTVTSGGEDRVAIIWKMDSLLGLDLMRYGCTWLRDYFRTYPNLEQGDRQLCRKFF, encoded by the coding sequence ATGAGATATCAAGTTGGTGGCAGCCTCCGTGCCAGCGACCCGACCTATGTAGTGCGCCAGGCCGACGAACACCTTTATCAGGCGCTGTGTCGGGGTGAGTTTTGCTATGTGCTGAATTCGCGGCAGATGGGCAAGTCGTCGCTGCTCCAGCGCACGAGCGCCCGTCTTCAAAAAGCGGGCTATCTCTGCATCTATCTCGACATTACGCAACTGGGCAGCGAAAACCTGACACCGCTCCAGTGGTATCGCGGCATTATCACGATCCTGCACCACGGCTTAGGTCTGGATGGGCAGCTTAGCTTGAAGCAGTGGCGCGATGACCACGCCGACCTGTCGCCCGTGCAGCAGTTGCATCAGTTTGTAGAAGATGTTCTAGCAGCTCGGTCGGGGCAGCAGTCCATTGTGGTTTTGATTGACGAAATCGACAGCCTGCTGAGCCTACCCTTTGGCGTGAGCGATTTCTTTGCCTGGATTCGGCATTGCTATAACCAGCGATCGCCCAATCCGCTGTTTCAGCAGTTGAGCTTCGCGCTGTTTGGCGTGGCCACCCCCTCTGACCTGATCGACGACAAGCGCCGCACCCCGTTCAATATCGGCACGGCGATCGAGCTATTTGGGTTTCAGCCAGACGAAGTTGATCCGCTGATTGATGGGCTGAGGGGCATCGTCAGCCAGCCATCGGCGGTGGTGCGGGCGATTCTCGACTGGACCAACGGACAACCTTTTCTGACTCAAAAGCTCTGTCATCTGGTGATGCAAGCTGCGTTAGAGGCTCCATTGGGCAAGCTCGTGCTGCCACCGGGCACCGAGCCTTTGTGGATCGATGAGCTGGTGCGATCGCGCATCCTCCAGCACTGGGAATCGCAAGACGAGCCGGAGCATTTGAAAACTATCCGCGATCGCCTCCTGTTTAACGAGCAATGTGCCAGCCGCCTCTTGGGCCTCTACCAGCAAATCTTGCAGCAAGAAACTGCCGATACGACTATTCCATCGCCCTCGCCTGTTGCAGAAACGCCCCGCGAACCGGCCATCCCCAAAAATCCAAAACCTAAAATCCAAAATCTACCCGATTCTCCCGAACAAACCCAACTCCTACTCTCTGGGCTAGTCGAAAAGTGCAACGGCATTCTGCGCGTCAAAAACCGCATTTACAGAGCCGTGTTTGACGAAGCCTGGGTGAATACGCAGCTTGATCGGTTGCGCCCCTACGCCCAATCGCTCAATGCCTGGGTGGATTCTGGCTTTCAGGACGAATCGCGGCTGCTGCGGGGGCAGGCGCTGCACGCGGCAGTGGAGTGGGCCCAGGGCAAAGGCTTGAGCAATCTGGATTATCAGTTTTTGGCGGCGAGTCAGGGGCTAGATCGGCGCATCATGCAGCAGCAGCTCGAAGCCGAGCGGCTGCAAGAAGTGGAAGCACGGCTAGAGCTAGAGCGTCAGAGTTCTCGCAGGCAGCGGCGGCTGTTGGTGGGCATGAGTATAGCGCTGGGCGCTGCGGTGATGTCTAGCTTGGCAGCGCTCAGTGCCTATCAGCGGTCGGCAGTGAGCGAGGTGCGGGCGATCGCGGCTGCATCCAGTGGCAGCTATGCCTCAAACCAGCGGCTGGATGCACTGCTCCAGGCAATACAGGCGCGTCAGAGGTTTTACGCGCTCCCATTGCTCGACCCGACCCTGCGCCAAAGCTTAGATGAGAAAACCAACGAGGTTTTGACACAGGCGGTTCAGGGCGCTGATGAAACGAATCGGCTAGTCGGCCATCAGGGCGGGGTCTTGGGGTTGGATCAGAGTGCCGATGGGGAGTGGATTGCGTCCGGCGGCACCGATCGCACGGTCAAGCTCTGGAAGCCCGACGGAACCCTGGTTCGCACCCTGTCTACCAGCGCCACGCCCCACGGCGTTAGCATTAGCCCCAACAGCCAGTTGGTGGCGGCGGCCAATGTGGACGGCGCAGTTCAACTGTGGACGCTGGATGGCTCCGTTGGCTTAACGCTGAAAGGGCACACTGCCCCGGTGTGGAACGTTTCGTTTAGCCCGGATAGTCGCCTTTTAGTATCTGCGAGTGGCGATCGCACGCTGAAGCTCTGGCGCGTTGCCGACGGCACTCTAATTCGCACACTGACGGGCTACGATGCGGCCATCTGGCAGGCCGTGTTTAGCCCCGATGGGCAGCAAATTGTGTCGGGCAGCACCGACGGAAAACTGACTTTCTGGACAGTGGATGGCACGTTGATTCGGTCTATCCGGGTCAGCGATACGCCTGTGTGGAGCGTTGCCTACAGCCCGAATGGACAACTCATTGCCACGGGCAGTGGGGATAGTCAAATCCAGCTTTGGAGTCGTGCCGGTCGCCTCTCTAAAACCTTGGAAGGTCACAGTGCCGAAGTTTTGCAAGTTCGCTTTAGCGCCGATGGCAAAACCCTCGCCTCTGCCAGCGCCGATCGCACAGTCAAGCTCTGGCGGAGCAACGGAACCCTGCTGAGAACGTTTCAAGGACATCGGGCCGTCGTTCGGAGTGTGGCGATCGCGGCTGATAATCAAACCCTTGCTTCCGCATCAGAAGATGGACAGGTCAAGTTATGGAGACAGTCGTCCTTTTCGGTTCCCCTTGTTGGGCTACCAGAAGTTGTGAGTCAAGTTGCCTATAAGCCTCAAGCACCTGGAGAGCCGCTGTTATTAGCAACCATCGCCGGAGTGCAGGTTCGCCTCTGGCAATTGGATGGGACATTGGTCGATCAATTCGAGTTGCCAGAGCGGCTGAATGCTGGCGCATTTGCCCCGGATGGCAAAACCCTGGCTCTGGGCAGTGCAAATACCAATCTTTACTTACTTGACCTACAAAGCCGCACCACGACCCAACTCTCAGGCCATACGGCTGCGATTATGAGCGTGCAGTATAGCCCGGATGGCCGGTTCATTGCCTCCGTCGGAGATGACGGCAGCCTGCGGCTCTGGACGCGCCAGACAAGCGGTTCGTTTCAGGCACACCAGTCGATCCTGGCGCATCCAGCATCGCGGATTTGGAGCGTCGCCTTTAGCCCCGACGGTCAGCAGGTGGCGACCGCAGCGATTGACCGCACGGTTAAAGTTTGGGGTTTGGAGCCGGATGGACGACTCTCCCCTGAACCACAATTAACTCTGGCAGACCACGAGGGAGCCGTATGGGGGGTCGCATTTAGCCCGGACGGAAATTGGCTGGTGTCTACGGGGCGCGATCGCAAGATTAGGCGATGGAGTCGCGCTGGAGATTTACTAGAAACGGTTGAGATGGATGGGCTAGGACTATCGCGAGTGGCCGTTAGTCCAGACAGTCAGCAAGTGGCGGTCGGCAACATGGACAACACCGTGATCCTGTGGAATCGAGCGACTGGTCGCTTGCTGAAGCTGCAAGGACACAGTTCGGGGGTGCGCTCGATTGCCTTTAGCCCCGATGGCAAAACGGTGACCTCGGGTGGAGAAGACCGGGTAGCCATTATCTGGAAAATGGATTCTCTGCTGGGTCTAGACTTAATGCGCTACGGCTGCACTTGGCTTCGGGATTACTTTAGAACCTATCCAAACTTAGAGCAGGGCGATCGCCAGCTTTGCCGCAAGTTTTTTTGA
- a CDS encoding nucleoside deaminase, producing MQGFANAIRDARGAIALCLKLKSTEAGFEMPYTFDYPDPTPAQMLHHLRRANAIAIRARSFGHHPFGAILVAPDHETVLLEQGNVNPVNHAESVLVQVASTNFSPEYLWNCTLYTTAEPCVMCAGTQYWGNIGRLVYGIAETSLLVLTGSDAQNPTLSLPCRQVFAAGQKPIRVWGPFDALEDEIVAVHRDFWRSP from the coding sequence TTGCAAGGCTTCGCCAATGCCATTCGTGATGCTAGAGGGGCGATCGCGCTTTGCCTTAAATTAAAGTCTACTGAAGCTGGATTTGAAATGCCTTACACCTTCGACTATCCAGACCCTACGCCAGCGCAAATGCTGCATCACCTGCGGCGGGCAAATGCGATCGCCATTCGTGCCAGGAGCTTTGGGCATCATCCCTTTGGTGCAATTCTGGTCGCGCCGGATCACGAAACGGTGCTGCTGGAGCAGGGCAACGTCAACCCAGTAAACCACGCCGAGTCGGTGCTGGTGCAGGTTGCCAGCACTAATTTCAGCCCGGAGTATCTGTGGAACTGCACGCTTTACACCACCGCCGAACCCTGCGTCATGTGCGCGGGAACCCAGTATTGGGGCAACATTGGGCGCTTGGTCTATGGCATTGCCGAAACCAGCCTGCTGGTGCTGACGGGCAGCGACGCGCAAAACCCGACGCTGAGCCTGCCCTGTCGCCAGGTGTTTGCTGCTGGACAAAAGCCGATTCGCGTTTGGGGGCCGTTCGATGCGCTGGAGGATGAAATCGTAGCGGTGCATCGAGACTTTTGGCGATCGCCCTGA
- a CDS encoding homoserine dehydrogenase, producing the protein MAFKIGLLGLGTVGAGTAEILQHPELRHPLVQEIEIYKVGVRSLDKPRPVDLPADLLTTDLETIVTDPEIDIVVEVIGGLEPARSLILKAIAHGKHVVTANKAVIARYSDEIFDAASAAGVYVMIEAAVAGGIPVIQPLKQSLSVNRIHRVMGIVNGTTNYILTRMAREGADFDAVLADAQRLGYAEADPTADVDGLDAADKIAILASLAFGGRIKLPEVYCEGIRSISAADIAYADRLGFVIKLLATALREPSAPDDATDHLQVRVHPTLLPKSHPLASVNDVYNAILFEGDPVGQVMLFGRGAGSGPTASAVVSDIQNIVAILKTSLKTSGETSPHSAAELHPLLACIHQHYCTISPMDEVVSRFYARFLTRDMPGVIGRLGTCFGNHEVSLESVVQIGFQDDLAEIVVVTHDVREGNFRKALEEIRGFPGVAEIPSVLRVL; encoded by the coding sequence GTGGCATTCAAGATTGGGCTGTTGGGCTTGGGAACGGTCGGTGCAGGTACTGCGGAGATTTTGCAACATCCGGAGCTGCGCCATCCGCTGGTGCAGGAAATTGAGATTTATAAGGTGGGCGTGCGATCGCTCGACAAGCCGCGCCCGGTGGATCTGCCCGCCGACCTGCTGACGACTGATCTAGAAACTATCGTCACCGATCCAGAGATCGACATTGTGGTGGAGGTAATTGGCGGGCTAGAGCCAGCGCGATCGCTCATTCTAAAGGCGATCGCCCACGGCAAGCACGTCGTCACCGCCAACAAAGCCGTCATCGCCCGCTACAGCGACGAGATCTTTGATGCAGCCAGCGCTGCCGGGGTGTACGTGATGATCGAGGCGGCTGTGGCGGGCGGCATTCCGGTCATCCAGCCATTGAAACAATCCCTCAGCGTCAACCGCATCCACCGCGTCATGGGCATCGTCAACGGCACGACCAACTACATCTTGACGCGCATGGCCCGCGAAGGCGCAGACTTTGACGCGGTGCTGGCGGACGCGCAACGCCTGGGCTACGCCGAAGCCGATCCCACCGCCGACGTAGACGGCCTTGATGCCGCCGACAAAATCGCCATCCTCGCATCCCTTGCCTTTGGCGGCCGCATTAAGCTGCCCGAAGTCTACTGCGAAGGCATCCGCAGCATCAGCGCCGCCGACATCGCCTATGCCGATCGCCTGGGGTTTGTAATCAAGCTGCTGGCCACGGCCCTGCGAGAACCCAGCGCCCCCGACGACGCGACCGACCATCTGCAAGTGCGTGTCCACCCAACGCTGTTGCCCAAGAGCCATCCCCTCGCCAGCGTCAACGATGTCTACAACGCCATCTTATTTGAGGGCGATCCGGTGGGGCAGGTGATGCTGTTTGGTCGCGGTGCGGGGTCTGGGCCCACCGCCAGCGCCGTCGTGTCGGATATCCAAAACATTGTGGCGATTTTGAAAACCTCTTTGAAAACTTCAGGCGAAACGTCGCCCCATTCTGCCGCCGAACTGCACCCACTGCTGGCCTGCATTCACCAGCATTACTGCACCATTAGCCCGATGGATGAAGTCGTCAGCCGCTTCTACGCCCGCTTCCTCACCCGCGATATGCCCGGTGTGATTGGGCGGCTGGGCACCTGCTTTGGCAATCACGAGGTCAGCCTGGAATCCGTGGTGCAAATTGGCTTTCAGGACGATTTGGCGGAAATTGTCGTTGTCACCCACGACGTGCGCGAGGGCAACTTCCGCAAAGCCCTGGAGGAGATTCGCGGGTTTCCCGGCGTGGCGGAGATTCCTAGCGTACTGCGGGTGCTGTAG